In Massilia sp. METH4, the genomic window GTGCTGAAGGCCACGGTGCAGGGCATGACGGGCGACACGCCGTACATCGTGCTGCAGAACCGCCTCGTTCTGCTGCTGGCCGCGGGTGCGGTACTGGCTGCCTGGCTGCTCTCGCGCCGCAGGAAGGCAAACGCCTGATCTCTACTGGTCCATTGCGAAAATTGCTAAAATGGGCCGTTTTAGCGAACCCAGTTTTGGCGAACCCAGTTTTAGCGACCCGTTATCGCCGCTCACATGGAGCGCGCCGTGCGCGCCACAAAAGAACACAATGCTGACATTCCAACAAATCATCCTCACCCTGCAAACCTATTGGGACAAGCAGGGCTGCGCCCTGCTCCAGCCGTACGACATGGAAGTGGGCGCGGGCACCTTCCACACCGGCACCTTCCTGCGCGCGATCGGCCCCGAGCCGTGGCGCGCCGCCTACGTGCAGCCGTCGCGCCGCCCGAAGGATGGCCGCTATGGCGAAAACCCGAACCGCCTGCAGCACTACTACCAGTACCAGGTGGTGCTCAAGCCCGCGCCGGAAAACATCCTGGACCTGTACCTGGGTTCGCTGGAGGCGCTGGGCCTGGACCTGAAGCAGAACGACGTGCGCTTCGTCGAGGATGACTGGGAAAGCCCCACGCTGGGCGCCTGGGGCCTGGGCTGGGAAGTGTGGCTGAACGGCATGGAAGTCACGCAATTCACCTACTTCCAGCAAGTGGGCGGCCTCGATTGCAAGCCCGTGCTGGGCGAGATCACGTATGGCGTCGAGCGCCTGGCGATGTACCTGCAGGGCGTTGAAAACGTCTACGACCTCGTATGGACCGAGTGGGAAGAGCACGGTCAAAAGAAAGTCCTCAAATACGGCGACGTGTTCCACCAGAACGAAGTGGAACAGTCCACGTACAACTTCGAGCACGCCAACACCGAGCTGCTGTTCGCCCAGTTCGCGAACCACGAATCGGAAGCCAAGCGCCTGATCGAGCTGCAGCTCACGCTGCCTGCCTACGAACAGATCATGAAGGCTTCGCACAGCTTCAACATGCTCGATGCGCGCGGCGCCATCTCCGTGACGGAACGCGCTGCCTACATCGGCCGCGTGCGCAACCTGTCGCGCCTCGTCGCGCAAGCCTACTACGATTCCCGCGAACGCCTCGGCTTCCCGATGGCAGACAAAGCTTAAGAATACCGACATGACTCAAACCCTGCTCATCGAACTGCTGACCGAAGAACTGCCGCCGAAGGCGCTGGCGAAACTGGGCGCCGCCTTTGCTTCCGGCATCGTCAACGGCCTGAAGGCGCGCGACTTCCTGGAAGAAGACAGCATCGCCACGCCATATGCCACGCCGCGCCGCCTGGCCGTGTCCATCACGAAGGTGCGCGACGTCTCGCCGGACAAATCGATCCGCGAAAAAGTGCTGCCCGTGACCGTGGCCCTGGACAAGGAAGGCAACCCGACCGCCCCGCTGGCCAAGAAACTGGCCGCCCTCGGCTTCCCCGACCTGAAGGTAGCGGACCTGGAACGCGCCCAGGACGGCAAGGCCGAATCGTTCTTCTACACGTACACGGCGCCCGGCTCGCAGCTGGAGGCGGGCTTGCAGGCCGCGCTGGAGGAATCGGTGGCGAAGCTGCCGATCCCGAAGGTGATGAGCTACCAGCGCCCGGATGGCAGCACCGTGCAGTTCGTACGTCCCGCGCACAGCGTCATTGCGCTGTTCGGCGACAAGGTGCTGCCATTGACCCTGCTGGGCCTGACCGCCTCGAACGCCACGCAAGGCCACCGCTTCCTGACGGCGCCGGGCCAGCGCACCGTGATGGTGCCGAACGCCGACGCCTATGCGGATACGCTGGTGGAAAAGGCCAAGGTCATCCCTTCGTTCGAGGCCCGTAAAGAGCAGATCCGCAAGGAATTGCTGGCCAAGGCCGGCGACGACAAGGTCTTGATGCCGGAAGCGCTGCTGGAAGAAGTGGCCTCGCTGGTCGAATGGCCGGTGGTCTACGAATGCCGCTTCGAGGATGAATTCCTCTCCGTGCCGCAGGAATGCCTGATCCTGACGATGCAGACGAACCAGAAATACTTCGCGCTGACGGATGCCAACGGCAAGCTGCGCTCGCGCTTCCTGATCGTCTCGAACATCGCCACCGACACGCCTCAAGCGATCATCGGCGGCAATGAACGCGTGGTGCGCCCGCGCCTGTCGGACGCGAAATTCTTCTTCGAGCAGGACAAGAAGAAAACGCTGGAATCGCGCCTGCCGCTGCTGAAGAACGTGGTCTACCACAACAAGCTGGGCACCCAGGCCGAGCGCAGCGACCGCGTGACGGCGCTGGCCACTGCCATCGCCACGCGCCTCGGCGCCGACGCGGCACTGGCCGAGCGCGGCGCGCGCCTGTCCAAGGCCGACCTGCTGACCGACATGGTGGGCGAGTTCCCCGAGCTGCAGGGCATCATGGGCACGTACTACGCGCGCCATGACGGCGAGAACGAGGAAGTGGCGCTGGCTGCTTCCGAACACTACCAGCCGCGCTTCGCCGGCGACGCCCTGCCCTCCACCCAGACCGGCACCGCCGTCGCGCTGGCCGACAAGCTCGAAACGCTGGTCGGTATCTGGGCCATCGGCCTGCAGCCGACCGGCGACAAGGACCCGTTCGCGCTGCGCCGCCATGCCCTGGGCGTGCTGCGCATGCTGATCGAGAAGCGCCTGCCGCTGGCCATTTCGGAGCTGCTGGCCGATGCCGTGGCGCAGTTCACGTCGGTACCGAACTTCAAGGACCCGACCGTCGAGGTGACCGCCTTCATGCTGGATCGCCTGCGCGGCATCCTGCGCGAGCGCGGCTTCACGCCGAACGAGATCGAAGCCGTGGTGGCCCAGAACCCGGACCGCCTGGACGATATCGTGCAGCGCCTGGAAGCGGTGCAAGCCTTCGCCGCCCTGCCCGAGTCGGCCTCGCTGGCCGCCGCCAACAAGCGCATCACCAACATCCTCAAGAAGAACGAGGAAGCGCTGGCGCAGGCCGGCATGGTGAACCCGGCGCTGCTGCAGGACACGGCCGAGAAGAACCTGGCCGCCGCCGTGACGCGCGTGCAGCCGGAAGTGGACGCCGCCTTCGCGGCCGGCGACTTCACCGGCACGCTGAAGACGCTGGCGCAGCTGCGCGACGATGTCGATGCGTTCTTCAATGACGTGATGGTGATGGCCGACGACATCGCGCTGCGCAACAACCGCCTGGCGCTCCTGTCCTCGCTGCACGGCATGATGAACCGCGTGGCGGACATCTCGAAGCTGGCCGCCTGAGTCGAACAAAGATCGCAATGCCGCAATCGTCACAACCCAAGCTGATCATCCTCGACCGGGATGGCGTCATCAACCACGACTCGCCGGACTTCATCAAGTCCCCCGACGAATGGATTCCCATTCCCGGCTCGCTGGAGGCGATCGCCCGCCTGAACCAGGCGGGTTACCGTGTGGTGATTGCCTCGAACCAGTCCGGCATCGCGCGGCTGCTGTTCGACATCACCACGCTGAACGCGATCCACGCGAAGATGCACCGCCTCGCCCTGCAGGTGGGGGCGGACATCGATGCCGTGTTCTTCTGCCCGCACGCGGCGGCGGACAACTGCGACTGCCGCAAGCCGAAACCCGGCATGTTCGCCGAGATCTCGAAGCGCTACCAGGTGAGCCTGAAGGGCGTGCCGACGGTGGGCGATTCGCTGCGCGACCTGCAATCGGGCTTCATCAGCGGCTGCGTGCCCTACCTGGTGTTGACCGGCAAGGGCGAGAAGACGGCCATGACGGGCGGCCTGCCGCCCGGCACACTGACCTTCCCGGACCTGGCAACCACCGTGCAGCACATCCTGAAGGGCCCCGCGCCCGCGAACCAATAAAAATCGACAACAATCGTCCAAACTGGAGAAACCGCGTTGCGTAAAGTCGTACCCTTTGTCCGTTCCGTCGTGTTCGCGCTGGTCATGGCGATCGCCACCGTCGTGTGGTGTTTCGTCTGCATGCTGGCCGCGCCCCTGCCCTACAACAAGCGCTATTACGTGACTTCGCGCTGGAACGTGTTCGTGATCTGGTGCGCCAAGGTGATCTGCGGGATCGAGTACGAATTCAAGAACTACGAGAACTTCCCGGACAGCCCCGCCATCATCCTGTCGAAGCACCAGTCGGCATGGGAGACCATCTTCCTGCTGCCCAATCTGCCGCGTCCCCTCGTCTTCGTGTTCAAGAAGGAAATCCTGTACATCCCCTTTTTCGGCTGGGGCATCGCGCTCCTGCGCATGATTCCGATCGACCGCAAGCAGGGCAAGAACGCGTTCCGGATGGTGGTGGCACACGGAAAGCGTCGCCTGAAAGACGGCCAATGGATTATCATGTTCCCGGAAGGCACGCGCATTCCCGTGGGCCAGGCGGGCAAGTACAAGAGCGGCGGCACGCGGCTCGCGATCGAGACGAATGTTCCGGTGGTACCCATCGCGGTGAACTCGGGGGAATGCTGGCCCAAGAACTCCTTTATCAAATACCCGGGCAAGATCACGGTTTCCGTAGGCAAGCCGATCTCGCCGGACGGGCATACCCCCGACAGCATGATGGAACAGGTGGAACAGTGGATAGAATCAGAAATGCGCGTCATTTCGCCCCACGCCTACAGCGCTGGCTAGAGACCCGTACCCAGGCCAGCGACCGGGATGACGGCAGCAGCGGCGCAGGCGCCGCCCAGGCCGATCATTCCGGGAGTGAATCCCAGCTCGATCTGTTCGCCGCCGGCGCCGCAGCAGTTGAAGCGCCGGCTCCGTTCCCTCCCCCTCCCGTTTCCGCATTCCCCATTCCGGCCCCCGCCGCCGTTAACCTGCTGCGCCCTACGGTGCCGTTGCGCCGGCCGGACCCGTCGCCGGTCCTGCCGCCTGCGGACGGCATGGAGCGGCGCCAGGTCCTAGTGGGCAGCTTCATACTCGAATATGCGCTGCGCCGCTCCACGCGCCGCTCGATCGGCTTCATGGTCGACGACAACGGCCTGCGCGTAACGGCGCCAAAGCGCTGCACGCTGGCTGATATCGAGAACGCGATCCGCGCGAAACAGGGCTGGATACTCGAGAAGCTGGACGACCGGCGCCAGCGCCGCGCCGCGCGCCTGGAAAAGCCGCCAATCGAATGGGTCGACGGCGCGAAGCTGCCCTACCTGGGCGGCGAGGTCACGTTGCGCCTGTACCACGCGCCGCGTAACCGCACCGATTTCAACCCGGCCACGAACGAACTGTCGCTGGGCCTCGTGCAGGGCGCCACCGAGCTGCTCGTGAAGGAGCGCGTGAAGAACTGGTACAAGCAGCAGGCCGAGGGCCTGTTCGCCCAGCGGCTCGATCTCTACGCGCCCCGCGTGGGCGTGCAGTACGCGTCGTTCTCGCTTTCCTCGGCCGACTCGCGCTGGGGTTCCTGCACCGTGCAGCGCGTGATCCGGCTGAACTGGAAGCTGATGTTCTTCTCGCTGCCTCTGATCGACTACGTGGTGGCGCACGAACTGGCGCACATCCACGAAATGAATCACAGCCCGCGCTTCTGGGCGCACGTGGGCCGCGTCTATCCGCAGTACGAGGAAGCGAAACAGTTGCTGCGGCGCCGCTCGCAGGAGCTGCCGGTGCTGTTTAATTAGAAGGGCTACGCTTCGTTGAGCGGGGGCAGCAATTCCAGCGTGCGCGCGGTGGCGCCGCGGTGCTGGTTGGCGAATGCCAGGCCGGCCTGGCCCATTGCGGTGCGGCTTGCCTCGTCGGCCAGCAGCCGGCCCGCCTGCACCATCAGGTCCGCGGCATCGGCCACGCGCAGCGCGCCGCCGGCGGCCACCGCGTCTTCCGTCACCTGGGCGAAGTTGAACGTG contains:
- a CDS encoding SprT family zinc-dependent metalloprotease; translated protein: MPLRRPDPSPVLPPADGMERRQVLVGSFILEYALRRSTRRSIGFMVDDNGLRVTAPKRCTLADIENAIRAKQGWILEKLDDRRQRRAARLEKPPIEWVDGAKLPYLGGEVTLRLYHAPRNRTDFNPATNELSLGLVQGATELLVKERVKNWYKQQAEGLFAQRLDLYAPRVGVQYASFSLSSADSRWGSCTVQRVIRLNWKLMFFSLPLIDYVVAHELAHIHEMNHSPRFWAHVGRVYPQYEEAKQLLRRRSQELPVLFN
- the glyS gene encoding glycine--tRNA ligase subunit beta, with product MTQTLLIELLTEELPPKALAKLGAAFASGIVNGLKARDFLEEDSIATPYATPRRLAVSITKVRDVSPDKSIREKVLPVTVALDKEGNPTAPLAKKLAALGFPDLKVADLERAQDGKAESFFYTYTAPGSQLEAGLQAALEESVAKLPIPKVMSYQRPDGSTVQFVRPAHSVIALFGDKVLPLTLLGLTASNATQGHRFLTAPGQRTVMVPNADAYADTLVEKAKVIPSFEARKEQIRKELLAKAGDDKVLMPEALLEEVASLVEWPVVYECRFEDEFLSVPQECLILTMQTNQKYFALTDANGKLRSRFLIVSNIATDTPQAIIGGNERVVRPRLSDAKFFFEQDKKKTLESRLPLLKNVVYHNKLGTQAERSDRVTALATAIATRLGADAALAERGARLSKADLLTDMVGEFPELQGIMGTYYARHDGENEEVALAASEHYQPRFAGDALPSTQTGTAVALADKLETLVGIWAIGLQPTGDKDPFALRRHALGVLRMLIEKRLPLAISELLADAVAQFTSVPNFKDPTVEVTAFMLDRLRGILRERGFTPNEIEAVVAQNPDRLDDIVQRLEAVQAFAALPESASLAAANKRITNILKKNEEALAQAGMVNPALLQDTAEKNLAAAVTRVQPEVDAAFAAGDFTGTLKTLAQLRDDVDAFFNDVMVMADDIALRNNRLALLSSLHGMMNRVADISKLAA
- the glyQ gene encoding glycine--tRNA ligase subunit alpha, yielding MLTFQQIILTLQTYWDKQGCALLQPYDMEVGAGTFHTGTFLRAIGPEPWRAAYVQPSRRPKDGRYGENPNRLQHYYQYQVVLKPAPENILDLYLGSLEALGLDLKQNDVRFVEDDWESPTLGAWGLGWEVWLNGMEVTQFTYFQQVGGLDCKPVLGEITYGVERLAMYLQGVENVYDLVWTEWEEHGQKKVLKYGDVFHQNEVEQSTYNFEHANTELLFAQFANHESEAKRLIELQLTLPAYEQIMKASHSFNMLDARGAISVTERAAYIGRVRNLSRLVAQAYYDSRERLGFPMADKA
- the gmhB gene encoding D-glycero-beta-D-manno-heptose 1,7-bisphosphate 7-phosphatase; the encoded protein is MPQSSQPKLIILDRDGVINHDSPDFIKSPDEWIPIPGSLEAIARLNQAGYRVVIASNQSGIARLLFDITTLNAIHAKMHRLALQVGADIDAVFFCPHAAADNCDCRKPKPGMFAEISKRYQVSLKGVPTVGDSLRDLQSGFISGCVPYLVLTGKGEKTAMTGGLPPGTLTFPDLATTVQHILKGPAPANQ
- a CDS encoding lysophospholipid acyltransferase family protein, with product MAIATVVWCFVCMLAAPLPYNKRYYVTSRWNVFVIWCAKVICGIEYEFKNYENFPDSPAIILSKHQSAWETIFLLPNLPRPLVFVFKKEILYIPFFGWGIALLRMIPIDRKQGKNAFRMVVAHGKRRLKDGQWIIMFPEGTRIPVGQAGKYKSGGTRLAIETNVPVVPIAVNSGECWPKNSFIKYPGKITVSVGKPISPDGHTPDSMMEQVEQWIESEMRVISPHAYSAG